The Chthoniobacterales bacterium genome segment GGGGCGATGGCGACGGTTATGGAATCGTCGTCGGAGTCGGTGGCTTTGGCGGAAAAGGCGGCAACGCGGGCAACGTTGGCGTGATCGTGAACGGAAATGAAAGCATCTCCTCCTACGGCGCGGCGCATTCCGGCATTCTCGCCCAGAGCGTGGGCGGCGGTGGCGGCAATGGCGGCACCAACGTCAGCGGTGGAATCGTATCTGACTCGCCTCTAATCGTTGGAGTCGGCGGGTTTGGAGCCGACGCAGGAACGGCTGGAAACGTCAACGTCGCTGCGGCGACCAACGTTTTCGCCTCAGCGGGAGATTCGAAGAATTTCAGTTCCGCTGGAATTCTGGCGCAAAGCCTTGGCGGTGGCGGCGGCAACGGCGGACTGAATGTCAGCGGAGGCGTCTCGCTTAACAAAGCGGCCGATGTTCCGTCCATCACCGTCGGCGTCGGCGGCTTTGGCGGTGCGGGATCGACCAGCGGTAACGTCGTCGTTAATCAAACGGGGAACGCCATCACTTCCGGAAACTGGATCCACGGCGTCATGGCCCAATCGATTGCGGGCGGTGGCGGCAACGGTGGACTGAACGTGAGCGGAGAAATCAATTTCGCGGATTCGGAAAACTCAGGGGGCAAAAAAGACCTCACCATTGTCGCCGGTATCGGCGGAAATGGCGGCCAAGGTGCCAATGCCGGAAATGTCTCGGTCACACAAAACGGCATCGTCTCCACCAAGGGCGACAACGCACGGGGAGTTGCGGCGCAATCCATCGGTGGTGGTGGCGGCACGGGCGGGATGAACGTCACAGGCATCCTCGCCAAGAAAAGTTCGCCCGTCAGCGTGGGCGTGGGCGGATCGGGTTCGGGCGGCGGCAATGCGGGCTCGGCCTCGGTTTTCCGCGGCTTGGCAGGAAGTCCAACTGGAATCGTGAGTACGGATGGAAAAGGCGCTTACGGCATTGAGGCCACGAGCATCGGCGGCGGCGGCGGAGATGCCGGAATGAATGTGATCGCAGCGGTCAGCAAAGCGGGTGACGACGATACGGCGGCTGGTTTTGAGGCGCAGATTGCCATCGGCGGCGCTGGCGGCGAGGCCGGCAACGGCGGTGCTGCGCGCGTGGAAAACTACAGCGTGATCACGACCGCTCAGGACAACAGTCACGGCATTATTTCGCAGTCGATCGGCGGTGGCGGTGGCAATGCCAACGTCAATTTCGCCACGACTTACGAGGATAAAAACGACAAGAACATGGGCTTCAACCTCGCCATCGGAGGTGCGCCTGGCGACGGCGGCAGTGGTTCGACTTCCGATGTTATCCAAGTCGGCGATATTGAAACCCAGGGTTCCAATTCTTATGGCATCCTCTCGCAATCCATCGGTGGTGGTGGCGGCAACGCCACTCTGAACTCGATTTCCTCGAAAAACGACGGTGGCAAACTTACCATTTCCCTCGGGCGCATGGGCGGCATGGGCGGCACGGGCGCGGACGTTTCGCTCTCCTCCGATGGAAATGTCATCACCCACGGCGACACCTCTTTTGGAATGCTCGCCCAATCCGTCGGCAACGGTGGCGGCAACAGTTCGACGACTTCCATTACAGCGGACGCTCCGAAGAAAGACGATGACAAACCCGCCGAATCCTTCGCTCTCTCCGTGGGGCTCGAAGGCGGCACCGGCGGCAGCGCGGGAGCAGTGATTCTCACAGCCAAAGGCACCGTGACCACCGACGGCCAGGGCGCTCACGCCATCTTCGCCCAAAGCGTCGGCGGCGGCGGCGGCAACGGCGGTTCGGCGGATACTTTCGGGAAGACCAAGGCTCCGACAGCCGCTCTCTCACTGGGAGGCAAAGGCGGCAGCGGCGGCGTGAGTGGAAATGTTTCGGTGACCAATTCCGCGATCGTTCACACCAAAGGCGAAAGCGCCCTCGGCATCATCGCACAGTCCATCGGCGGCGGCGGCGGCACTGGCGGCATGGCCCGCACCGGTGGCGAAGAAGCCCTCTCCGATGGCGCAACCGTGAGCGTTGGAGGCAACGGTGGAACTGGCATGAAAAGCGGAAACGTCGATGTCGCGAACAGCGGCATCATTGTTACGGACGGGCTGAGTTCCCACGGTGTCCTCGCACAATCGATCGCCGGTGGTGGCGGTAATGCCGGCATGACGGTGAACTCTATTTTGAAGGACAACAAAGATACCGCCAAGCGACTCGCGGTGTCCGTGGGAGGCAGTGGCGGCGACGGTGCCGTCTCTGGAACCGTCAATGTGGTGAACACCGGCGGCATCGGGACGAATTCGGCAAACGCAGTCGGCATCTTTGCGCAATCCATCGGCGGCGGCGGAGGAAATTCCGACAGCGTCATGACAGGCATCGCCAACGGCATGGGCGGTGGCAACACCTACTCTATGGGCATTGGCGGCAGCGGTGGCACCGGCGGTGCGGCTAGGGCAGTGACCGTTTCCAATATCGGAGGAATCGACCCTAACTCCGGTCGCATCGAAACCATGGGAGATCGTTCCTACGGCGTCCTCGCCATGAGCGTTGGTGGCGGCGGCGGCACAGGCAGCGTCACAGAAACGACTCAGAACGTCACCAATCCCACAGAGACCTCCAACTCAAAAAGCTACAGCTTGAGTCTGGGTGGATTCGGCGGCGACGGCGGCACTGGCGGCGCGGTGGTGGTCAACAATTCCGGCACCATTACCACGCACGGCATTCAAGCCCACGGCATTTTGGCCGAATCCATCGGCGGCGGTGGCGGCAACGGCGGTATGAGCGTGGCCGGCGAGAAAGCCATTGGCACGAAATCGTCCGACACCTCGCCCACCGCAGAGAAAGCCGTCGCCTTGTCGATTGGCGGCAGCGGCGGCACGGGCAACAAAGGAGGCGACGTGACGGTGAACAACACCGGCGGCATCGAGGTCTTCGGCGAAAAAGCTTATGGCATCTACGCCCAAAGCGTCGGTGGTGGCGGCGGCGATGGTGGCATGTCCATTGTCACTTCCCGCGACCTTCGAAAAAATCCGCAGGCTGACATGAAAGGCTCCTCTTCCCAGCTTTCGCTCGGCGGTGCGGGCGGCGACGGCGCGGACAGCGGCAACGTCTTGATCCAGCACGATGGGAACATCATTTCCCACGGCGACAACTCTTATGGCATCTTCGCCCAATCCGTTAGCGGCGGCGGCGGCAACGTGGGCCTGACGGAAAAAAATCCCGCCTGGATGGCTGGTGATTTTGACATCTCCACTCTCATTGGCGGCCAGTCGGGTTCCAATGGAATCGCAGGCACGGTCACCATCAACACCAAGGGAAGCATCACCATGCTGGGCAAAAACAGTTTTGCGCAGCTCGGCCAGTCCATCAATGGCGGCGGCGGCAACGTCGATCTCTTCCTCGACTTCAGCGAGCACGCGGTGGCGCTCGGCGACAACGGCGTGGCCGTTCCTCCAGGTCCGGGCACTGCTGAGGACTCGAAAGTGCTCTTGCAGTCGAAGGTCAAATTGGGCAGCGAATCTCAGCTTAACAACGCTGGCAGCGCCATCCTTTCCACTCATGTTGGCGATCTGGTCACCCAGGGAAAATCCTCGGTGGGCTCCCTGATCCAGTCCATTGGCGGTGGCGGCGGCAATCATACTTCCGACCTGAAGGTCGATACGAATGCCATCGTCAATCTGGCTCTCAGCCTCGGTGGCAAAGACTCCACCAACAATAGCGGTGGTGCGGTCAGTCTGGATCGCGCAGGAAACATCCTCACCACCGGCTCCCGCTCACCGGGGTCCGTGGTTCAATCCATCGGCGGTGGCGGCGGCAATTTGGCCGCCAGTGTCACGCGAGTTCCCGCGCCAGCTCTTCCGAAGATTACCAAATCCCGGAGCCTGACCCCTCGGATTTTGCCTCCAGTTCCACCCGGAATAACCACTGCCAACGGCACGCTCGGAGCCGACAACGGAACTTTGAGCAACGGTGGCGACATGAATGTGAGCAATGCAGGCGACGTCCAAACCATGGGCAAGAATTCCTATGCGTTGCTGGTGCAAAGCGTCGGCGGCGGTGGCGGAAAACTGGACCTGACCGGATTTGACGCGGCCAAAATCGCTCTCGGCGGAACCAACGGATCTTCTGGAAACGGTGGTGCGATAGTCTTGAACAACACGGGAGACATCATGACCAGCGGCCCACGAGCCAACGGCATCATCGCCCAGTCCATCGGCGGCGGCGGCGGCGCTGTGTTTACAGACACAACGGCGAATCGAATCAAACTCCAATTGCGCAGCGACAACACCGGAAACGGCGGCGACGTTTTGTTGAATCAACTGGGCAATGTCCAGGTGGACGGAACAGATTCCGTCGGCATCTTTCTCCAATCCATCGGCGGTGGCGGCGGATCCGTGGACCGCATTTTCTCCGACACAGCCGGTGGCGCGGGAAATTCCGGTGCAGTTACATTGCTCTTGAAAGGTGACGTCGCAGCTGGCGGCTTCCACGGGACTGGCATCTTTGCCCAGTCTCGTTCCATGGGAGGACAAGGCAATATTCTCATCTCATCGGCTTGGGATCATTTCATCTACGCCGGTGCCAAGGGAGTCGCGGTGCAAATCTCTGGAGGCAGTCACAATGAGTTCATCAACCGTGGATTGGTCAGCGAATTCGATGGCGTGAAAGGCTGGTCAGTGATCGGCGGATACCGCCGCGAAATGGTGGACAACTATGGAACGATGATCGGCCAGGTCGATCTCGGAAAGAGCATCAACGGCTTCACCAACCACTCCAACGCGACCTTGATTCCCGGTCCGCTCTTCCTGCTGGGCGCTCCGACAAACCTGCTGTTGAACGAAGGCGTCATGATCACCGGCGGGGTGAACAATGCCCAGCACACGGACGTGACGGGGAGCTTCGTGCAGACCGATCGCGGCGTGACTTTTGGAGAACTGGACTTCGCCCGGAGCGAGCTCGACCAATACTATCTCACTGGCACGGCCAAACTCGCGGGCGAGATGAATATTTCGCTGTTGAATCCGCAGTTGGTGCCTGCCGGTCATTTCCAGAAAGTGCTGTATCACGCCGTGCGCGGAGTCACGGATGACGGCATGTTCCTGACCACGGCCCCGTCGGTGGTGATCAACTACGACATTCTTTATCCGGACAAAGAAACAGCGGTCCTCGATTTCAACGTGGATTTCTCACTTGGCGGAGCTTTGGGCCGCAACCTGCGTTCAGTGGGCGACTACATCAATCGCATTCAGAACGCCGGAAGCTCGAAAGCGTTGGCCGATACCATCGTCAAGCTGCTCTACGACCCCACCATCCAGGCGTATAAAGAATCGCTTTCGCAACTTGCTCCCGACATTTACGGCGAGCATCAGGCGGATTTGATTCGTGGTTCGGAACGCTTTAACCAACTGACGTTGGAGGGTGGAAATTACCGGTTCGATGCTCATGGACGCCTCCTCTGGTTCAACTTGGAAAACCAAGACACCCTGCATCGTTCCTACGTCGATTACAAAGCCGTCCGCCAGACAGCGGAGCGCGCGGCAGTCGGCATCGAGCAGGAGTTTAATGATCACTGGACTGCCGGTCTGGCGTTTTCTGTCGAGAAAAATGAGGCCAGCGGCTACAACGGCCTTTGGACATCCGATGGAACCACCGAGCATTTGGGCGCGGTGCTGAAAAAGCAAATCGGGGCGACGGAATTTGCAGGCGTCGTTTCTTACAGTTGGAATCAAACAGACACCGAACGCCAGGGCAGGGTGACGACGCACTTTACGACGGACGTGACCCGGGACATCGAGGCGTTCAACGCAATGCTTCGCGCTTCGCATGTCTTCGATCTGCGCAGCTTCTATCTCAAGCCGATAATCGACGTCGGGTATACCTACCTGATGACCAATGCAGCGACGGAAAAAAATGGTGGAGCCACCAGCCTGACGTTGCGGAATTATGACGAAAGCCATTACTGGACCCGGCCCGCGCTGGAGTTCGGCAATGTCTTCACCTTTGCAGATCGATCCACTCTGCGAGTCTATGGCGTCATCGACTACCAATATTATTTCCAAGGACGCGACACCTTTGTCCGCGCTGGCTTTGCTGGCGCTCCTTCGGGAGTTTCGCCGATCAACGATCCGATTGAACTCGATTCGTTCTTCGACGCCACCATCGGACTGGAATACATCACGCGGAAAAACATCGGCTTTGGAGTCGGATACAGCAAAACCTTTGGCGACCATTACGACCGCGACTTGATCAATGTGAAGTTCAGTGTGCCATTCTAAGAACATTCCTTGCCGTTGACCTAGAGTCACGCATAGTACCGGCCACTCTTATATCGAACCAACCTGCGTCTTCACGACGACCGTAGAAAGCAGGTGAAACACAGTTTCAAACTAGATATTCTAGAGTCAATAAGCACCCATAGCTCAGTTGGATAGAGCACCGGATTTCTAATCCGATGGTCGCTGGTTCGAGTCCAGCTGGGTGCATTCCTCCCATGACTGTCCTTTCCATCCGCCAGATGATCGAACTTGAAACGCGGGCCTTTGCCAGCGGAGTGGACGCATGGGAATTGATGCAGGAAGCCGGGCGGCAAATGGCTTGCGCGATTCGTCAGAGATTTCCGCAACCCGGCTTTTGCCGCGTATTTGCGGGAAAAGGAAACAACGCTGGCGACGCTTGGGTGGTCGCCCGATTGTTAGACGAGGCGGGCTGGAAAGTGGAGGTCGAATGTCCGTTTCCCATCGGCGAAATGTCCCCGCTGGCTCGCCGCGCGATCGAGGGTTGGACAGGACGAAAATCTTCCGCCGAAACAACACCGCCCAATCGCCGACCGCCGTTCATCGTCGTGGATGGATTGCTCGGGATCGGTGCGCAAGGCGAAGTCCGCCCGCCGCTGCGCGAAATGATCCACGAAATCGCACGGCAACGAGCGCAGGGCGCGGTCGTCTTTTCACTCGATCTGCCCAGCGGACTGGGAACGGAAACGTGCGTCGTTGCGGATCACACACTCACCGTTGGTTTTGCCAAGGACGTGCTGCTGGCCGACGCGGCGGCGCACTTCGTCGGACGCATTTCTGTCCTGCCGCTGGAGGAACTTTCCAGTCGAGTTACAGACGAATCTGCGGATGAACTCGCGACCGCGGCGACCCTGCGTTCCGTGCTGCCACCGCGCTCGTTCGACATTCACAAAGGCGAATGCGGGCGCGTGATGTTAGTTGCGGGCAGCCTCGGCACGGCGGGCGCGGCAGTGCTGGCGGCCCATGGCGCGTTGCGGGCCGGAGCCGGATTGGTCTCACTGGTTTGCCCGCCAGAAATTTACCCGACCCTGGCTCCCATGCTGCCGCCCGAAGTGATGGCGCGTCCGTGGGATCAGATGGGCGAAACGAAGATGGACGTGCTCGCCATTGGACCCGGACTCGACCCCAAGTGGCGCGACGCCATCTGGCCGCTCATCGAATCCGCCCCCATTGGCCAACCGCTCGTGCTCGATGCTGGTGCGCTTACCATTTTGGCCGAAGACATTTCACGGTTGGAAAAACTGCCAGGCCCCATTCTCCTCACGCCGCATCCGGGAGAAATGGAACGCCTTTTCCCCCGGCAAAATCGCACCCGCGCTCAGTGGGCGGCGGACTGCCTTTCCACTCACGGCAACGTCACGCTCCTGCTGAAAGGCTCCCGCACCCTCGTCGCACAACGCGACTGGCCCGCGAGTTACAATTCCACCGGGCATCCAGGCATGGCCACCGGCGGCATGGGCGACACGCTTACCGGAGTTTGCGCCGCCCTGCTCGGGCAAAAACTTTCCACCCGCGATGCCGCGCGCGTGGGTGCCTGGGTCTGCGGACGCGCTGCCGAAATTGCCGTGGAAGAGAGCGGCCAAAGTCAGGAATCGCTCTTGCCATCCGACTTGCATTCGACTCTCGGACGCGCCTTTTCCGATCTGCGCGCGGGCGTTTACTAAGGCGAGTTCAGGGAAAATCGCCGCTTGTGAACGACGGCGTACTCCGCCAAGTTGCGCCCACTTATGAGCGATAAAAAATCGGGGTGTCTCGCGCTGTCATTATTTTTGGCCCTCTGCGTCAGCCTTCTCATCAACGTCGGACTTTTTTCCACCAAAGTCGGCAACTCCATCAAGCACTCGGCCATGAAATCGGGTGTCCAGTCCGACCTGCCGAGCTTCGATGAAACCGTCGTGCAAAACGCCACCAGCGGCTCCGGCGACCGTATTGCTGTCATCGAGATTCGGGGCGTCATCAGCAGCTCGGCGCCTGGTCGCCTCACCGACTCCATGGTCGATGACGCGAAGGTCGCCTTGCGCCAGGCCACCAATGACGAAAACGTCCGCGCCATCGTCCTGCACATCGATTCGCCGGGCGGGGAAGTCACCGCCTCCGACGTCATTTACAACGAAGTCCGCGCCGCGCGGCAGAAGAAAAAAGTCGTCGTTTACATGGGCTCCGTCGCAGCCTCTGGCGGCTACTACATTGCCTGCGGCGGCGACTATCTGATGGCCAACGAAACGACCATCACCGGCAGCATCGGCGTCATCATGCACACGCTGAAATACAAGGATCTCTTCGGCAAAATCGGCGTCGAATCCGTTGTCTTCAAGAGCGGCCAATTCAAGGACATCCTCAGTGGCAGCCGCGACATGACCGAGCCCGAACGCGCCTACATTCAGGCGATGGTCATGCAGACCTACGACAAATTTGTCGGCATCGTCGCCAGCGAACGAAAAATCGACGAGGCCTATCTCCGGACTAACATCGCCGATGGACGCATCATTTCTGGCAAAGACGCCGTGGGTTCCAAGCTGATCAACGCCACCGGCTACATCGAGGACGCCTACAACAAGGCACGCGAACTCGCCAACTCGCCGAACGCCGCCATCGTGGAATACAAGGCGAAGTTCCGCTTCGGCAATCTGCTGCGGAGTTTTGGAGCCGAGTCCAAGTCGAATGCCAAGGTCGAAGTCTCGCTCGGCGAGGGAATTCTGCCGCATCTCGAGTCGGGTCGGCTCTATCTGCTGCCGTCGTTCTACGCGGAATAAATCGTGGCCCTCGCACTCGAGATCGCCCTCGCACTGGTCAGCGGCGTGTTCCTTTTCGCGCTCCTCCAGCGTGCATTTTTTCCGGCGAAACCAGCCGGACACCCCAGCTTGTTTGGCCAGATGGACATCGCGGTGGCGCTCACTCTGTCTGTGCTTTTCGGCTGGCTGGCGATCGGACTTTTCAGCGCGCCGGAAAAACCCTTCACCGAAAGTGACATCCTCGGCAGCCTCATCATGCAGGCGCTTTTTGGCAGCGCCGTTCTAGGCTATCTCGCCATTCGAAAAATCCCGCTGCGGGACTACTTCGGCCTCGACCACCGATCCGCCTGGAAGTCGATTCTCCTCGGATTCGTCCTCATGCTGGGCATCTTACCCTGCATCGGCATTCTCGCGAACGTCCTCAACACCGAGCCGGCCAGCGAGCAGGCGGCGGTGAAATTCTTTCGCGGCAGCACTTCGCTTCAAGCCCGAGTCATGCTCGCCTTCATGGCCGTCGTCGTCGCTCCCGTCGTCGAGGAAATGGTCTTTCGCGGATTGCTTTATCGCATCTTCCAAGGGTATTTTGGAAAAATCTCCGCGATGTTTTTTACCTCCGTTCTCTTCGCCGCCATCCACGGAAACATTCCCACGCTGCTGCCGCTCACGCTGCTGGCCTTTGGCCTCACCGCCGGGCTGGAGCTCACCGGCAGCCTGCTCGTGAACATCGCCATGCATGCGACTTTCAATGGTATCAGCCTGCTCTTTTTACTGAACGAAGGTGCCCGATGAGACTGCAAGGTTACGGCGAGGACCGACTGGTTTCCGAGTTGCTGGCAGACCTGCCACATCTCCACAAGGAAGTCTCCACCGGCCCCGGCGACGACTGCGCGGTCATTGCCCAGCGCGGGTCGAAATGGGATCAACTCCTGAAGACCGACACCATCGTCGAGGGCATTCATTTCGAGCCTGCGGCACCGCCCGCCGCCGTCGGCTGGAAAGCCATTTGCCGCGCCATCAGCGACGTCGCAGCGATGGGGGGCGAGTCGCAATTTGCCCTCATCACATTGGGATTGAACTCCGATGTGACCGTCGCCTGGGTGAAAAAACTTTACGCTGGCATCAGCCGCGCCGCCTGCCGTTACAACGTCGAAATCGTCGGCGGCGAAACCGTCCGCACCACCGGCCCGGCCTTCATCACTGCCAGCCTCACCGGGCGCGTCGAACACGGTCGCGCCGTCCTCCGCAGCGGCGCAAAAAGCGGCGACGCCATTCTCGTCACTGGCAAACTCGGCGGCTCCCTCGCTGGCTGGCATCTCAAGTTTCAACCCCGCGTCGCCGAGGGACGCTGGCTGGGAGAGTCGGGAAAAGTCCACGCCATGATGGACCTGAGCGACGGTCTGGCCGCCGATCTGCCGCGACTCGCCCGGGCGAGCAAACTCGACTTTCGCCTCTTTGAAAAAGCCATTCCGATCCGACGCGGCTCGAATCTCGATCAGGCGCTGAACGACGGCGAAGACTACGAATTGCTCTTCACCGCGAGCGTCCGCGAACTGCCCGATTTGCTCATCGACTGGCGGACCAGTTTCCCCGCGTTGCCCCTCAGCGTCATCGGCGAAATCGTCGAGTCCACTGATGGAAATGTCCCCGCCAGCTTCGGAGGTTTTCACCACTTTTGAAAACCACCGTCCATTCCTTGGCCGAGCTGGGCGCGCTCGCGGAAAAAATTGCAGTCGAGTTAGAGCCGAATGCGATCATCCGACTCGACGGAACTTTGGGCGCGGGCAAAACCCATTTTGTGAAAGCGCTCGCCGCGGCGCTGGGTTATCCCGATGAGGTTTCGAGCCCGACTTTTCCTCTCGTTCACGAGTATCGCTGGAACGACCGATTGTTAGTCCACATCGACTTCTATCGTCTGGAAACTGAGGACGAAATTTTTGCAGCCGGGTTGCAGGAATATCTGCCCTGCGAAGGCATCACCGTGGTGGAATGGGCGGGCAAGTTTCCCGAGGTTTTTCCGCAGCAAAGCTGGCAGATTCAGCTCACCATTCTCGATGAAAACAGCAGGGAGGTCGCCGTTGAATCGCCTCGTCATTGAATCCTCCACCGCGCAGGCCAGCGTCGCGCTTTTCTCCGGGAGCGAATTGTTAGTCGAGGAAGTTTTTCCCAGCGGACGCGGCCCGGTCAGCCAGTTCTTTTCGATCTTGGAGCGCACGCTGAAGTTAGTCGATCAACTCGACGAGCTAGTCGTCGGCGTTGGCCCTGGCAGTTACTCCGGCATCCGCATCGGAATCTCCGCTGCGATAGGACTGCAACTCGCCCGTGAAATTCCAGCGATGGGCATCGTCTCGTTGTTAGGATTCGAGGGCGACAACTATCAAGTCGTGCTCGACGCGCGCGGAAGCTCGACCTTTGCGAAGGTCGCGAATGGAATGTTAGTCGCCGCTCCCGAGAACTGCACACGCGAGGAGATGTTAGAAAAAATAGATTCGAGTTGGATCACGTTCAGCCCCGACGAGATCGGTGATCTATCGCTGACGAAATCCTTCCCACTCGCCTCGATGTTAGGAAAACGCGTCCTCGCTGGCGGCGTGATTCCACTTCCATTGCAACCGCTCTACCTAAAAAAGCCGCACATCACCGCCGCAAAAACGATACCGCTTTTCTAGCTAAACATTCTTCGGGAGCGCACGCGTCTCGCGTGCATCCAGCGGGCGTCCCGCCCGGTGGCGTTTCGAGCTTCTCGGAGACGCGGGCTCCCAGTGCTACCCTCCCAGATACGCCTCGCGGACTTGGGGATTCACCCGCAGGGCAGGGGACGCGTCTTCCAAGATGATTCGGCCTGTCTCCAGCACATATCCGTAACTGGAAACTTCCAGAGCCAGATTCGCATTCTGCTCGACCAGCAAAATCGTGATCCCGAGCGTCTGATTGATCTCGATGATCTTCTCGAAGATCGTCTTCACCAGCAACGGCGCAATGCCCAGCGACGGCTCGTCTAACATCAGAAACTTCGGCTTGCTCATCAGCGCGCGACCGATGGCCAGCATCTGCTGCTCTCCTCCAGACAGCGTGCCTGCGGTCTGTTTTTCCCGCTCCTTCAGCCGAGGGAAAATCGCGAAAATATAATCGAGTTCCTTCGGGAAATTGGCCTTGTCGTTCCGCAGATAAGCGCCCATCCGTAGATTTTCCATCACGGTCAAATTGGCAAAAACCATCCGGCCTTCCGGCGACTGAGCCAGCCCGCGTGCGACTAGTTTGTGAGGTGGCAGATTCGTGATGTCCTCCCCGCAGAAAACAATGGAACCCGACCGCGCGCGGACCAGCCCGGAGATCGTCCGCAGAGTCGTCGTCTTCCCCGCGCCATTCGCCCCGACCAGTGTGACAAT includes the following:
- the tsaB gene encoding tRNA (adenosine(37)-N6)-threonylcarbamoyltransferase complex dimerization subunit type 1 TsaB produces the protein MNRLVIESSTAQASVALFSGSELLVEEVFPSGRGPVSQFFSILERTLKLVDQLDELVVGVGPGSYSGIRIGISAAIGLQLAREIPAMGIVSLLGFEGDNYQVVLDARGSSTFAKVANGMLVAAPENCTREEMLEKIDSSWITFSPDEIGDLSLTKSFPLASMLGKRVLAGGVIPLPLQPLYLKKPHITAAKTIPLF
- a CDS encoding ABC transporter ATP-binding protein, which codes for MLEIKDLEVCYGSISALQGISLKVESGSIVTLVGANGAGKTTTLRTISGLVRARSGSIVFCGEDITNLPPHKLVARGLAQSPEGRMVFANLTVMENLRMGAYLRNDKANFPKELDYIFAIFPRLKEREKQTAGTLSGGEQQMLAIGRALMSKPKFLMLDEPSLGIAPLLVKTIFEKIIEINQTLGITILLVEQNANLALEVSSYGYVLETGRIILEDASPALRVNPQVREAYLGG
- a CDS encoding NAD(P)H-hydrate dehydratase, which codes for MTVLSIRQMIELETRAFASGVDAWELMQEAGRQMACAIRQRFPQPGFCRVFAGKGNNAGDAWVVARLLDEAGWKVEVECPFPIGEMSPLARRAIEGWTGRKSSAETTPPNRRPPFIVVDGLLGIGAQGEVRPPLREMIHEIARQRAQGAVVFSLDLPSGLGTETCVVADHTLTVGFAKDVLLADAAAHFVGRISVLPLEELSSRVTDESADELATAATLRSVLPPRSFDIHKGECGRVMLVAGSLGTAGAAVLAAHGALRAGAGLVSLVCPPEIYPTLAPMLPPEVMARPWDQMGETKMDVLAIGPGLDPKWRDAIWPLIESAPIGQPLVLDAGALTILAEDISRLEKLPGPILLTPHPGEMERLFPRQNRTRAQWAADCLSTHGNVTLLLKGSRTLVAQRDWPASYNSTGHPGMATGGMGDTLTGVCAALLGQKLSTRDAARVGAWVCGRAAEIAVEESGQSQESLLPSDLHSTLGRAFSDLRAGVY
- the tsaE gene encoding tRNA (adenosine(37)-N6)-threonylcarbamoyltransferase complex ATPase subunit type 1 TsaE, translated to MKTTVHSLAELGALAEKIAVELEPNAIIRLDGTLGAGKTHFVKALAAALGYPDEVSSPTFPLVHEYRWNDRLLVHIDFYRLETEDEIFAAGLQEYLPCEGITVVEWAGKFPEVFPQQSWQIQLTILDENSREVAVESPRH
- the sppA gene encoding signal peptide peptidase SppA encodes the protein MSDKKSGCLALSLFLALCVSLLINVGLFSTKVGNSIKHSAMKSGVQSDLPSFDETVVQNATSGSGDRIAVIEIRGVISSSAPGRLTDSMVDDAKVALRQATNDENVRAIVLHIDSPGGEVTASDVIYNEVRAARQKKKVVVYMGSVAASGGYYIACGGDYLMANETTITGSIGVIMHTLKYKDLFGKIGVESVVFKSGQFKDILSGSRDMTEPERAYIQAMVMQTYDKFVGIVASERKIDEAYLRTNIADGRIISGKDAVGSKLINATGYIEDAYNKARELANSPNAAIVEYKAKFRFGNLLRSFGAESKSNAKVEVSLGEGILPHLESGRLYLLPSFYAE
- a CDS encoding CPBP family intramembrane glutamic endopeptidase, which codes for MALALEIALALVSGVFLFALLQRAFFPAKPAGHPSLFGQMDIAVALTLSVLFGWLAIGLFSAPEKPFTESDILGSLIMQALFGSAVLGYLAIRKIPLRDYFGLDHRSAWKSILLGFVLMLGILPCIGILANVLNTEPASEQAAVKFFRGSTSLQARVMLAFMAVVVAPVVEEMVFRGLLYRIFQGYFGKISAMFFTSVLFAAIHGNIPTLLPLTLLAFGLTAGLELTGSLLVNIAMHATFNGISLLFLLNEGAR
- a CDS encoding thiamine-phosphate kinase, with the protein product MRLQGYGEDRLVSELLADLPHLHKEVSTGPGDDCAVIAQRGSKWDQLLKTDTIVEGIHFEPAAPPAAVGWKAICRAISDVAAMGGESQFALITLGLNSDVTVAWVKKLYAGISRAACRYNVEIVGGETVRTTGPAFITASLTGRVEHGRAVLRSGAKSGDAILVTGKLGGSLAGWHLKFQPRVAEGRWLGESGKVHAMMDLSDGLAADLPRLARASKLDFRLFEKAIPIRRGSNLDQALNDGEDYELLFTASVRELPDLLIDWRTSFPALPLSVIGEIVESTDGNVPASFGGFHHF